One segment of Drosophila mauritiana strain mau12 chromosome 3R, ASM438214v1, whole genome shotgun sequence DNA contains the following:
- the LOC117144355 gene encoding uncharacterized protein LOC117144355, whose amino-acid sequence MRFVFVFVLLSVLALSLVSAKEQSKTSSSPGRNNVGATVNPRLRPKRNILFNRPTIRGQVQRYIYGYPYHNGIPTYYKYPYYGYFRI is encoded by the coding sequence ATGCGTTTCGTATTTGTATTCGTCCTGTTATCGGTCCTGGCCCTCAGCCTGGTTTCCGCCAAGGAACAATCAAAAACTAGCTCATCGCCAGGAAGGAACAATGTCGGAGCCACAGTGAATCCTCGATTGCGTCCCAAGCGTAATATATTGTTCAATCGGCCCACCATTCGTGGCCAAGTGCAACGCTATATCTATGGCTATCCCTATCATAATGGTATTCCTACGTACTACAAATACCCGTACTACGGTTACTTCAGGATCTAA
- the LOC117143999 gene encoding uncharacterized protein F12A10.7 — protein sequence MRSAILFGIVVCLAFSLVLSLEESIKQSNDLSSVEKDIGQAVESEVRAKRQFGFGGPFGGFGGPFGGYGGYGGLGGFGYGRPFYGGYGRPFYGGYGRPFYGGGFGGPFFG from the coding sequence ATGCGTTCCGCGATTTTGTTCGGCATTGTTGTTTGCCTGGCTTTTAGCCTTGTCTTGTCCCTGGAGGAGTCCATCAAACAATCCAACGATCTGTCGTCGGTGGAAAAGGATATTGGCCAGGCTGTGGAGTCCGAGGTGCGTGCTAAGCGGCAGTTTGGCTTTGGTGGTCCCTTCGGCGGATTTGGAGGACCTTTCGGTGGATACGGCGGCTACGGAGGACTTGGAGGCTTCGGTTATGGACGTCCCTTCTACGGAGGCTACGGCCGTCCCTTCTATGGCGGTTACGGAAGACCCTTCTATGGCGGCGGCTTCGGAGGTCCTTTCTTTGGTTAA